The Budorcas taxicolor isolate Tak-1 chromosome 18, Takin1.1, whole genome shotgun sequence genome window below encodes:
- the NLRP12 gene encoding NACHT, LRR and PYD domains-containing protein 12 translates to MSPAPLRSELGRLCTYLEELEAVELKKFKLYLGTATEMGEAKIPWGRMEPAGPLEMAQLLAAHFGPQEAWLLALGVFQRINRKDLWERGHREDQGRDAPPGGPPSLGSESACSLDVLPAAPRKDSQEAYRDYVRRKFRLMEDRNARLGEFVNLSHRYTQLLLAKEHSSPRCAQQKLLDTGQGNAGTAGQPASLIQIEALFEPDEERPEPPRTVVLQGAAGMGKSMLAHKVMLDWADGKLFQDRFDYVCYINCREMNRGTAERSARDLLAGCWPEPCAPLQELVRVPERLLIIMDGFDELRPSFHDPQGPWCLCWEKKAPAEVLLGSLIRKKLLPELSLLITTRPTALAKLQRSLEHPRHVAILGFSEAERKEYFHRYFHDREQAGQVFSFVRDDEPLFTLCFVPMVCWVVCTCLKQQLEGGGLLRRRSRTTTAVYLLYLLSLMQPKPGTPTLPSPPNRRGLCALAAHGLWEQKILFAEHDLREHGLDAADVSSFLNMNIFQKDINCETLYSFIHLSFQEFFAAMHYVLDDGASGSGPERDLSRLLTEYAFSERSFLALTVRFLFGLLNEETRSYLEKTLGWEVSPGVKTELLEWIRRKARSEGSTLKQGALEVFGCLYELQEEEFIQQALSHFQVVVVNNITTKMEYIVSSFCVKSCRNAEVLQLFGAAYQADGEDGLRWPLATSPERHVLPDVYSEQLAAALSTNPSLVELALHSNALGSRGVKLLCQGLRHPNCRLQNLRLKRCRVSSSVCQDLTTALIANKHLLRMDLSGNALGLLGVQLLCQGLRHPKCRLQVVQLRKCQLEAEACRELASVLSTSCHLLELDLTGNALEDSGLRLLCQGLRHPVCRLRILWLKICLLTGAACEDLASTFRVNQSLVELDLSLNDLGDPGVLLLCEGLRHPQCKLQTLRLGICRLSSAACEGLSAVLGVSSHLWELDLSFNDLGDHGMSLLCEGLRHPTCRVRKLWLDSCSLTGKACEDISSALGVNQTLTDLYLTNNALGNTGVRLLCKRLSHPGCKLRVLWLFGMDLNKMTHRSLAALRVTKPYLDIGC, encoded by the exons ATGTCCCCAGCCCCGCTCAGGAGTGAGCTGGGTCGCCTCTGCACCTACTTGGAGGAACTGGAGGCGGTGGAGCTGAAGAAGTTCAAGTTATACCTGGGGACTGCGACAGAAATGGGGGAGGCCAAGATCCCCTGGGGGCGGATGGAGCCGGCGGGTCCCCTGGAAATGGCCCAGCTGCTGGCGGCTCATTTCGGGCCacaggaggcctggctgctggccCTTGGCGTCTTTCAGCGTATCAACAGGAAGGACCTGTGGGAGAGAGGCCACAGAGAGGACCAAGGGAGGG ACGCTCCACCTGGTGGCCCACCCTCACTGGGCAGCGAGTCAGCGTGTTCTCTGGACGTCTTGCCTGCCGCTCCAAGAAAAG ATTCCCAGGAAGCCTACAGAGACTACGTCCGCAGGAAATTCCGGCTAATGGAAGACCGCAACGCGCGCCTGGGGGAGTTCGTCAACCTCAGCCACCGGTACACGCAGCTCCTCCTGGCGAAGGAACACTCCAGCCCCAGATGCGCCCAGCAGAAGCTCTTAGACACAGGCCAGGGAAACGCGGGGACCGCtggccagccagccagcctcaTCCAGATCGAGGCCCTCTTCGAGCCAGATGAAGAGCGCCCGGAGCCCCCGCGCACCGTCGTCCTGCAGGGCGCGGCGGGCATGGGCAAATCCATGCTGGCCCACAAAGTGATGCTCGACTGGGCCGATGGGAAGCTCTTCCAAGACAGGTTCGACTACGTCTGCTACATCAACTGTCGGGAGATGAACCGAGGCACTGCGGAGCGCAGCGCGCGGGACCTCCTGGCCGGCTGCTGGCCGGAGCCCTGCGCTCCTCTCCAAGAGCTCGTCCGCGTGCCTGAGCGTCTCCTCATCATCATGGACGGCTTTGACGAACTCAGACCCTCCTTCCACGACCCGCAGGGCCCCTGGTGCCTCTGCTGGGAGAAGAAAGCGCCCGCGGAGGTCCTCCTGGGCAGCCTGATTCGTAAAAAGCTCCTGCCCGAGCTGTCCCTCCTCATCACCACGCGGCCCACTGCTCTGGCCAAGCTCCAGCGCTCGCTGGAGCATCCCAGGCACGTGGCGATCCTGGGCTTCTCCGAGGCAGAGCGCAAGGAGTACTTCCACAGGTATTTCCACGACAGGGAGCAGGCAGGCCAGGTCTTCAGCTTCGTGAGGGACGACGAGCCCCTCTTCACTCTCTGTTTTGTCCCCATGGTGTGCTGGGTGGTCTGCACCTGCCTCAAGCAGCAGCTGGAGGGCGGGGGGCTCTTAAGACGGAGGTCGAGGACCACGACGGCCGTGTACCTGCTCTACCTCCTGAGTCTGATGCAACCCAAGCCAGGGACCCCCACCCTGCCGTCCCCGCCCAACCGGAGGGGGCTGTGCGCCCTGGCGGCCCACGGCCTCTGGGAACAGAAGATCCTCTTTGCGGAGCACGACCTCCGGGAGCACGGCCTGGACGCGGCCGATGTCTCTTCCTTCCTCAACATGAACATCTTCCAGAAGGACATCAACTGCGAGACGCtctacagtttcatccacctgaGTTTCCAGGAGTTTTTCGCGGCCATGCACTACGTCTTGGATGATGGAGCGAGCGGATCCGGCCCCGAGCGGGACCTCAGCAGGTTGCTGACCGAGTATGCCTTCTCCGAGAGGAGCTTCTTAGCCCTCACGGTCCGTTTCCTGTTTGGACTCCTGAACGAGGAGACTAGGAGCTACCTGGAGAAGACGCTGGGCTGGGAAGTCTCGCCTGGCGTCAAGACCGAGCTGCTCGAGTGGATCCGCCGCAAGGCTCGGAGCGAGGGGTCCACCCTGAAGCAGGGTGCCCTGGAGGTCTTCGGCTGCCTGTACGAGCTCCAGGAGGAGGAATTCATCCAACAAGCCCTCAGCCACTTCCAGGTGGTCGTGGTCAACAACATCACCACCAAGATGGAATACATAGTGTCCTCCTTTTGTGTGAAGAGCTGCAGGAACGCCGAGGTGCTGCAGCTGTTCGGGGCTGCCTACCAAGCCGATGGAGAAGACGGGctgagatggcccctggcaacatC CCCCGAAAGGCACGTTTTACCTGATGTCTACAGCGAACAGCTGGCTGCTGCCCTAAGCACCAACCCCAGCCTGGTGGAGCTGGCTTTGCACAGCAACGCCCTGGGAAGCCGGGGGGTGAAGCTGCTGTGTCAAGGACTCAGACACCCCAACTGCAGACTGCAGAACCTGAG GCTGAAGAGATGCCGAGTTTCCAGCTCCGTCTGCCAGGACCTGACGACCGCACTGATCGCCAACAAGCACTTACTGAGGATGGACCTCAGTGGCAATGCCCTGGGGCTGCTGGGCGTGCAGCTGCTTTGCCAGGGGCTCCGGCACCCCAAGTGCAGGCTGCAGGTGGTGCA GTTGAGGAAGTGTCAGCTGGAGGCCGAGGCCTGCCGGGAGCTCGCCTCTGTGCTCAGCACTAGTTGCCATCTTCTGGAGCTGGACCTGACAGGAAATGCGCTGGAAGACTCGGGCCTGAGGCTGCTGTGTCAAGGCTTGAGGCACCCAGTCTGTAGGCTGCGGATTTTGTG GTTGAAGATCTGCCTTCTCACTGGTGCTGCATGTGAAGACCTGGCATCCACCTTCCGCGTGAACCAGAGCCTGGTGGAGCTGGACCTAAGCCTGAATGACCTGGGGGACCCCGGGGTGCTGCTGCTGTGTGAGGGCCTCAGGCACCCCCAGTGCAAACTCCAGACCCTCCG GCTCGGCATTTGCCGGCTCAGCTCTGCAGCCTGTGAGGGTCTCTCTGCTGTGCTTGGGGTCAGCTCCCACCTGTGGGAGCTGGACCTGAGCTTTAATGACCTGGGAGACCACGGCATGTCCTTGCTGTGTGAGGGGCTGCGACACCCCACCTGCAGAGTCCGGAAACTGTG GCTCGACAGCTGCAGCCTCACAGGCAAAGCCTGTGAGGACATTTCTTCTGCCCTGGGCGTCAACCAGACCCTCACAGACCTTTATCTGACCAACAACGCCCTGGGGAACACAGGTGTCAGGCTGCTGTGCAAGAGGCTGAGCCACCCGGGCTGCAAACTCCGAGTCCTCTG GTTGTTTGGAATGGACCTGAATAAAATGACCCACCGAAGTTTGGCGGCACTTCGAGTGACAAAACCTTACTTGGACATTGGCTGCTGA